The Clarias gariepinus isolate MV-2021 ecotype Netherlands chromosome 12, CGAR_prim_01v2, whole genome shotgun sequence region GATACGTACGCTCTCATGCCtttgtgataaaataaaatgtagcgTCGCAATCATGGGAAAATTAAACCTCTCcgtccctttctctctctccgtccTTCAATCACTTTCAGTATCTGTCCTCACTAGGGCCCCTGGCCTGGCACCTCCCTTTAACACCTCATGCGAGACGCGGCTTTAACAGGCGTCTTTGTCGAGGTGGTGGTGTATTCGCCGAGCCgataccccccacccccccaccccctcctcAGCTGACAGCTGCTGCTTCCCCTCCCTCATACCTGTTTGCATAAAGAGTGAAGACTGAGCTTTCACACTTTAAAGCACATTCTCTGACACGCATCACTCTTACCTGCATACCAGTCTGGccccatctgtctgtctatctgtctctctttcgcgttcacacacacacacacaaatacatccTATACCTTTAACAGAAAGACAACGATACGGATCAAACCCACGTGGGAACAATAACTCTTCTTCCATTCATGCACTCTCTGTCTATttcctctctctcgctctcatgGTGTGAGAGACAGTCAGACTCACTGGTGCAGATAAAGGACACGGTCTTGGGCACGAGCACAATAATGCGTGCTCAGACAGGGCCAGGGTCGGGGCCGGCTGGGGTGGAGGACGGGCTGGGGTAAACAAACGGGGCCCTAAAGGTGTGCGCAGATAAGAGAAGCCCGAGAAAGTGgcgcttaaacacacacacacacacacacacacacacaaaaataacattcccaattcattttttcattattatttttttttttgacagagcTGCAAATGTCtcgctttttacattttttgaatGTCATAACATATTCAAAAGTTTGTGCCCCCCTACATTAAAGTGCACCCAAAGTCTGACGttcagtgcaaaagtttgtgcccccCCCCATGACGGGGATGTAAATGGGAAAACTAAACCTGTaccttgaatttattttctttaaaggtttattgacacaaattattttttatttatttatttattttacttacttaattatttatttattaacccaTCAGTGTATCCCAAATTTCGGTCTGAATACGCTGATGGTGCATGTCGGAGTACATTCAAAGAGTAAGAGACGAGTGCAGGAGGGtgcccccccccaaacacaccccacccctccccccaTGGGGTTTAAAGGGGGAACCTGAATACCTATCTCGGTTTTAAGAGGTTTCTACACATATGGTTTGAAAAACAGGAAACGTGAGGGTATTCCACATTCACGTCCGAATACGCTGATTGCGGATGCTAGTAAGTGTAAGTTCATGTAAGTAGATGTAAGTTCAAAGAACGAGAGCTAAGTCCAAAAGTTTGTGCCCCCACGGTGTTTGAATGGGAAGAGTGAAAAATGTCTCGCTGTTTTAAAACTTATGTGTAAAATGTGAAGGATGTGAGTAAATTCTgcaacaagataaaaaaaaaaaagacaacgtAAGGAAGAATAAATCTGGAGTGTATGTGTGAAGGCGAGCTATTAGAGGATATGTACAATTATGTTAATAAATTATGTCTGATTTTTGGGTACAGCAACGTTTGCTCTTGAGAAACTTTCAACAGCTCTACATTCATTCAGAGAAAAAATGAGATCAATCAGTAGACTAAAAAAGGTTGGTGTTACACCATATAACCTCACAGGTCACTCCTGTTCGTGCTCCGTGTCTTGAACTTTACTGCACTGTGGTTCATTTAAGGTATAAAAGTAAGGATGTTTGCTCagactgtgtgtgcatgtgtgtgtgtgtgtgtgtgttttggtgtcaGTGTCAGACAGATCTGCTTCAGTTACTTTGTGTGGCGATGGCAAACGCCTTTGCAAAGCCCTGAGCCTTTTGTGACCCACAGAGCCATGACCGCACACCATCCACACACACGCTATCCTTCACTCCTTCACCGAAACCAAACCCACACGCCCAtaaacccccccacccccacccggGGCAATGAGCTGGAAGCCATCGGAGAAGCTCCATCACTCCCTGCGCTAAGCTTCTGTCACCTGCACAAAGACCTCGGAGCGCCGAGCCTCTCCACGCAAGACCAATCTCAGGCAAACAAGCTGAGCGGATTGCGAAATAACACGGAGGTCACACGGCACCACGGTTGCCCTCGCCGGAGTTTTTtatacacaaagacacacacacacacacacacacacacacacacacacacacacacacatacatacatactatacatacatacatagaggcagccaaaaaaatgtacacacacttcaggaaaagatgtatagtatattaataatattatataatatatatatcaatatataacatatagcataattttttattttttttattttgaggaGACGCTTCATTACAcattaatggaaggagtctccagtgtcagagctttgtAACAGAATGTTGTTCTGACGTGGGAATTTCCTAAGAACAAAGGAGGTTCTCTGCAACGGGACTTTTTCCGTTAAATGTGGGACTAccttaacaaatttaaaaaaggaccCGTACTTTAAAACCCAACATGGTCTCACAGTTGGACAATTTGTAATCATTtgcacagatttattttttttattaaggtttAAGGCTGAGGCTAGTGTtcatatgatttatttttatttaatatatttttattattatattatataataataatactaataaatatatatccttttttaaataaatacaaattttccAGTGTGATCAAACCTTACGGAGGAATAACACTACTGGGTCGTGATGTTTTAGGAAACCAATCCAAACGGGTCCAATAACACTAGCTCTGCCTCACACCTCACTGGTTTTGATTATCTACCTGTAGTAACACGTCCCGTAGTGTTGCGTGACATAAATTTAACATTCCTACGGTTTTTATTagcaataccaaaaaaaaaaaaaaaaaagaaatgtgtaaaaCTGTGTTAACTCTCATACAACTAAAACTGCTGCagtataaaagtacaaaagcaAAGCCGTAGCCACACGGCCAAGGTCATCGGCTTTTAAGGAAAATTAATACCCCAAAAGACAAATAGGGCAAAAGTAAACACTCTGGCCTTATAACTCTCcaggagaaaagaaaagcaaacgGTGTGCGTGGTGAGGGGTCAGGAGACGCTTGTCGGTTCTCGTCCCTGCATACGACACAACCCACCGCTTGACCTCCTCACCTGGGGTTGAAAGCCGAGGCCACTCAGGACGGCCATAATCCCAGAGCGAGGGCTTCTGCTCTGTAAACACCTTAAATAAGCTCATCTGCTCAAAGACAAACAGGGGAAGAGCAGAGGCTCTGTTGTGCTCCACACCCACCGCAGAGGGCAAATGGACTTTTTATGACACAGAAAAAGCACTCAGGGGAcggtggaaagagagagagaggtgtgtccTGCCGGCAAGAACGGGACGAAAACAGAGCACATTCCTGCCTGGTCTGGGGGGGGTTTAGGGGTTTGAGCTGACATTGTGCAGTGCCGATAAGCCAGATGCTTGCTTTACACCCACCTGAGAGGATCTGAACAGAAACGTacgctcacactcacacacgagATGCCGCACTCGCTCCTCAAACGTGCAACTGATTAACGTAAGAAATCTGACATCAGTACTGAACTGTTTCATCAGCGACCGCgctaataaaaataccaaaggtgggagaaatgtatttttttaaatctgttatgTATTGCAATTCTTTGATGTGGAAATTCATgcatttatatgaataaaaattgtaattaaatttttttatatgaatttttatttatataggctaCGTTTGCATAATAGTGGAGTTCCTCTATagtcctacaggtggcgcagtCAAAACTAtcacacactggcaggcagcacagcccCGTCTCTAGTAAGAGCAAATCATGTGCCAAGTTTCTTACAGAActgcaatacaaatcgaattaAACTTACATATCGCGATAACACCGTATCGGttgatccctggtgattcccgtccttaaaaaaaatcctgcgagcatttaaaaacacttttacttATGAATGTTCCTGCAACGTTTTTATCTGTAGGAATGCACCAGGTTCGGAACGAATTCATCATTACCGCAAATGTTTATAAAGCGTTGTAGGAATGTTATTTAAGGAATAAAGCCCCCGGGGGAGTGCTGCTATACAACATTAATCAACAGTGGTGTGGTGCGATGAAGCAGGATGGGTAAACATGGGTTACCAGCCTAAAGCTTGATGAtatgataaagaaaaagaaaaaaaaaacatcaccggTATATGATATGCCATCAATTTAAAAGGTTCCACTCTAACCCTCCTTGAACTGCTGAACATTTATCTACGAGACAATCAATGTTAGCTAAACGTTTCCATGTCAGAGGCCGGTAAACCCAGAGCTTGGCCATGGACCCGTAAAAAGGAATGCGCTTTGACCTCCTGACCCCGAGCAGACTCCAAGGGCATTACCCTGATGTGGATGCCATTTGGTCTTCTACTTCTACTTCCAGTAAATTATCTCTTCCCCTGGCTCGGGCTATTAGGCCACTCTTCgcaaacacacaccccaagACATACAAACATTCCTCAAAGAACACTGGGAAGTGTGGTTGTTGCCGTTCCTGTCCTGGACTACACTGTATAGACATGTGGGCTGCCTCTGCCGTAGTCAGGCCCAAAACCTACAACCGAAAAGCCTAGTTTATGTTTAGATGGCGCTGGATCCCAAACCGACTTCGTTCCCGTGCATTGTTACGACCGGCTGGCCCTATAGTACCACAACACTATAAAAGGATTATAAACGCACTGAAATGGTGATAAAGTTTCTGGTATGCGAGTGCAACGTCTAAAAGCaccagtgtgtgttttggatgaTCTCCTGGACCAACAGAGGCTGccttcttattttcttatttacgcTAAAATACACCACTGCTGGATGGATACTGTGGACTAAACCTCATAATGTACTTGTGTTCCTGGATAATAAACCAAAATCTTTCTctttataaacagtatatacaaaaGTGCCCCAAAAGTCTCCGTACACAGGGATAATGAGCACTTTATAGCAAAATGTCTTTCGAAACCTTTCATATTCACTTTATATTACATGCACTGATCTAAAATAGCATTTCAGAATGTTTCTGGCAAAGAAAGAACACACTGAAATCATTCCCGAGGCTGGATCAGGAAGCTGTCACGTGAAACGCATTCGAAGTGCAATTACGGCGCACCAGATGTGTTAACACAAGCTCATTATGAGTGACAGGGACGATGTTGTGTTCATAAAGAAATGTCAATTGTGCAGAAAATGTTTTGTAAGTAAAGTTTTGCTTATACAGGTACTCATTTGtccatgtatataaaaaaaaaacactcatcgTTTTATACCATAGTAAAGTAATAATGTGTACCCAGCTTGAATCAGACTGAACTGGGACAACAGTACACTTTTTTCTGAGTTTATTCTAAAGAATATTTCCAAAGATACCAATACATCTATTAATAAGTACAATTTGATCTAAAGTTCAATAAAAAGTAAGTTTAAATTACATGTTTATGTGATATGAGGAAACTAATTAGATTTTAGACATGTAAGAGTCcttttaagtcactttttaatACTCTTAAAGTCAATTTATTACAGTTTCAAGTTTATTGTGAAGAATACCTTAAATCTATCATTATTACACAAACTACAATACTTATgcaatactgtactatactaagCTAAAGTATATTAAGGTTGTTAATAAatgcactttatttaaaagtaaactaAACAGCAACTTAAAATAGAACAGATAGGTATGGTTGATCGATAACAAGATAGTTAGtgtatactacactatacaatAATACATTATACTACACTATAGAACACTATATTATATCAcattacactatactacactctCCTGCACTTTagtacactatactatactacacatTACACCATATTATACTCTCTTGTACAATAGTACatcatactatactatactatactatactatactatactatactatactataccatactatgTTACATTACACTTTATTGTACTATAttatactacactatattacattacactatattatactatactacatTGCACTATATTATACcatactacaccacactatagtacactatactatactacactacacattGCACTATATTATACTCTCTTGTACAATagtacactatactatactatactatgttACATTACACTTTATTGTACTATAttatactacactatattacattgcactatattacactataccACATTACACTATATTATACTCTCTTGTACAATagtacactatactacactatactatgtTACATTACACTTTATTGTACTATAttatactacactatattacattGCACTATATTATACTCTTGTACAATagtacactatactatactatactatgttACATTACACTTTATTGTACTATAttatactacactatattacattgcactatattacactatactACATTACACTATATTATACTCTCTTGTACAATagtacactatactacactatactatgtTACATTACACTTTATTGTACTATAttatactacactatattacattGCACTATATTATACcatactacaccacactatagtacactatactatactacacatTACACTATATTATACTCTCTTGTACAATAGTACACTATACTATGTTACATTACACTTTATTGTACTAtattatactacactatactacattacactatattacacacactatagtacactatactatactacactacactatattatacTCTCTTGTACAATagtacactatactatactattttatattacactttattgtactatattatactacactatattacattGCACTACATTATACcatactacacacactatagtacactatactatactacacatTACACTATATTATACTCTCTTGTACAATagtacactatactatactgtacattacactttattgtactatattatactatactacGTTGCACTTTATAATACcatactacaccacactatagaacactatactatactagaTTACACTATAGTGCTATACTTATCTACActaaattataaaaactacaccatactacattatatatattacatatatattatatagattacATTATATGATACTATACTACGCTATAAACACTACATTTTACTATACTATGCTACATTATACAAAcactatactatattatactacactatagaacactatactacactataccatATTGTACTGCACTACATTAGACCAATAACAGTACTTCattatatagttatattataATACACTATACTTCACTACATTACACTGCATTACATTATAGACCATTGTATGTACTAAAGTACACTACACCATACTACACTATACAACATTATTCTACACTACACTGTGTTATAGTACACAACACTATAATATCCTACACTACAGAACATTATACAATACCATATTATATTACATCATattgcactacacacactatactaTTAATTTAGTCAtttctaaatataataaatgtagtGTAGAATATTCCACTCTCATTTGTGTCCCATTTCAGTTCAACAGAACTATAAAACTAATACACATGGAATTTATGCTTTGaatttataaattgtttataataaatggaAGATTTTGTTACTACACCACCCACAATACTGTACCAGactataattattaatatgtgtaagtgaaagtaaaaaaagttaaaaaaaaaaaaagttgttgcaAATGATTATACTAGAATGAAAtttgtttacataaaaataaatacagtaatcgTATGTGCGCCTgaattgatttaattaattttatacctGGATATAACACTAATTTTAatagtactgtacatcttaAACTTGGAACATAGTGGGATTTTGTTATGTACACTTTCAGACATCTATTATTTCCGTCTTTCCTTTCACGTATATATTAGTATACTTAAAATGAACTTCAAAAGCTGTGATATTTTCATTTGTTAACAGATTTCTGATCTTTTGATCTGTTGAGGATGTGATGCATTAAAACACTCACAGGTCAGAAGCATTACATTATCTCTGGTGAAGAAGATATACTGTGGATATACCTGGGTGTGCCACAAAAAACTGATTCAACCCAACAAAACTCCtggatcgtgtgtgtgtgtgtgtgtgagtgagtgttctTTCTCACCATTCGGCCAGCCTCGTTGTTCTGCAGGTTCATGAGTGTGCGTGCGTGCTCTATCGAGCCCTTGGCGtagttcttctctctctcccggGCATCCACAAACTCCCGAGCAAAGCGGTATCCGTAGTTGATGTTGTCCCCACAGCCGCCCCACAGCCAGTCTCTCGGCAGGTCCCGGGGTCGAGCGGCTCGGCTGCAGCCGCACGTCGAGAGCTCTCCTTCCCTGCAAGCTCGGCTCACCGCGTTCACCACACCGGCTGCGCTGATGGCGTATGTGAACGCTGTTTCCCTGCTGcctggagagaaaaaaacaacacaacacataGACGGGTCAGAGGAATGGCAATGACAAAGGAATTATCTACATTTTAATTGCTACCACTTTGTCTGACAATAAGGGGTTTAAAAAGCGTGTCCTTTTATGTGACATTAAAGACCTGAAATGGCTAGGAAGTGTTTTGACAAGAAGAAAGAAAACGGGTATCTTTTTAactaacatacagtaccaaAAAAAGCGGAGACAGAAAAGTTGGACTTTTGGTCTAGACGTTAGGGTTTGTTGAGAACTTGTACATTCAAGTTACACAaatgaagtcataaaaaaaaaaatcacggaACAGTGAGAGCCACCCTTAACCCTAACCTTAAAACGTGTACCTTATTATATGACCTGATGCGCACCATttgtaaaaagtatttgcccctcaGCAGTAAAGTAAACCGCATTGTTTCTTAAGAATATTTACACCATAACCTGTTGAGACTCGTATAAATGCCTATATAAGGATCGTTCCTTTAATAATTTAACCTTAGACTTTATAAACTTAGGTTTGTTTTAACGAATAATGATTTTGAccttattaataaacaaacactcaTGTTTACAGCCATGGCACAAAGTTTTACTCGGATTTATGGAAGCAATCTGTTTCTGAACAAAGTCAGCTTAGAATTTACGAACGTAAGCGATGTACGAACCTGCGAGCGACAGAACCAAGAACTGAACAGAAAGCAGAAAATACCATAATGTAATTACGCCGTTGCATGCGTCCTGCGAGTGAGATATGGCCAGCACTAATTAAGCCTTTGAGTGATTCGATTCTTGAAGTGTGTTACAGACGGaccacaagtttttttttttttttatgcgaaTTCTGTGGTTCATCAAAGCAGCCACAATCTCGGGCTGCTCGCGgcacacagtaaaacattttagtgGTATGTTACAGGCTTCGTTTTTCATACTGGAGCTTCTGTGATATCGGGCAAAATCAAAGTGAAGATTAAAACACGGTGCAGACGCAATGTGCAGCCCTGCTTCATAACAGGCACGACAACCAGGCGTATGGGTTTCCTGCTACAAAGCTTCATATAAACCCGTCCTGGAATAATGTCACATCTGTTATACATGTGTTACCTGACATTTGTTCCTGTTGTATCAGGCATCTGGGATGCAGATTTCAAATAAGTTAATAACACATGCCAGACTGGagtgtgctttttttaaaaagccatgtcttttttttttgagcttgTAGGATTCAAGCTTTGAATCTCTCAGTCCCATACTGTAGCATGGTCAGTGTATGATGCTGCAACTGATTAATTTCAATTCAGGTAATGATTTTAACAACAGACATAGTCACAAGGCAGACTTACATACATAACTCAGATTTCGATATTAGATTTCAGACCTTTTTGAAATCAGATgtaacagaggaaaaaaaaactttccgaGATGACAAAGtgaaaactttatatatatatatatatatatttatatatactgtatataaatttgcACGACAGTGGATAGTTAAATCGTTACTTTATACAGATGTAGAAAAGTAAAGTCAAAAATGAGTTGAAAGCAGACAGTTAATCAAAGTGCTGCATGTGGGacaattttgtttattaataatatgatgtaCTATTTTATAGAGTAAATGCAAATGAGTACTTTATCACAGTTctatggggaaaaaaacgtTCCTCTTATTTCTGCAGATGGCAACATATGcattataaagataaaaaatattagtttcCTTTGGAGCACCAACACCAAACTGAACCCTGGAAAGTTTTCCCACTGATCTCTATAGGACGAGATCAAAGAGCATTTGgcttaaaacaatgtttagtaGATATTTCCCTGTGCATTCTGGTATTATTTATCTATTGAAGATATTTAATACAgaccaaaacatttaaaaatcttatAACTCTATGTCCTGTTAAATTCTTCTAAGGATTGtattcaacatttaaattcTTGATTCTTAAATTTCTCctggaggtgtttttttttctttttggtttcaaAGTCAAACACAATTTGTGCAAAATTCTTGGATTTAAAGCATATAaaggtttcctttttttattacagatttataaaaaaaaaaaaagttgtctcATGCTCAATCTcttgcttaaaataaataagatttattCAGTTTATTGATTAAATACTTACAACGTTCACTGAGTGAAGACTTTTAAATGCTATAGATTTTATATGTTATTTACGCTATTCCTTTCCTTTTGCTTTCCAGGATTTTCAGATTTATGTTTCCCAGCTTGTGTACTGTTGTtctaaaaaaatagcaaaacccTTTTGAAGCAGTCCATTCTGCAGTCATCTTTTACATACGCCCATGTCCACTTGCTCCATGTGCATTAAAAATagatgaatgtatttttttctctgcttgCTCACAAGCAattcccactttttttttttttttttatttaagcacagtTTTCCCTCTACATTATTTCCATCCTGTCTAATTGTCCAGTACATACACCTGACATTATTTTCCTGACTTCCCACGTGGGTGTGATAAATCAAATCATCCCTATggcaaaaacaatatatataggATATATAAAAATGGggggaacatttttttttttttttaagaaaagggggaaaaacgGGTGTATGTCCTGCATTCCTCGGATGCGCCTCCACGACGCAGAGAGACGTTTTATTGGCCCTTGGTGAAGGACTTCAAATAGAGTCCCGGATCTGCCGACCCCGTGTCAGCGCGTAATTGCATTTCAAAAGCGGCGCTTCACAATGGCGCGACTAGCACCTCCATATAAACCTGGCGAGCGCCTGCGAATAACCCCTCGGAAAAAAGGGGGAGGGGGAAGAGGAAAGgacggagggagggagggagggagggagtggaTGGGGGTTCTGAGGTTCTCAGAGAGTGGGTTTCTTACACCTCGTTTCATTGCTGAGCGGAACTAACACTCGATTGTTGCTGCAAGGGAAGTCGACCTTTTATATGCGCGCGCGCTTGTGCGTATTGGTGCCGACGCGCATCACGCATCGGACATGAATgtcaaaaaaactaacaaacaaacaaaacctacCTATGTGCATGACGCGTCCGAATACGGATGTGTTGTCCACCGTGCTGCAGTTCCACCTCCTCTGTCTGAACTGGTACTGGCACTCCTTGATGCCCGTCTTTGCGCCCTCGCCGATGTACACCATGTGGTCCTGGTAGAGCTGGCACAGCTTCTTCTGGCCCGGAGACAGACCCGAGAGCTGGCTGCAAAGAGGCTGTGCGCCTATGATGTACATCTCGGGTCTCTGGATAGGGTTCATGGCCAAAGACCTGCGCAAATAGAGGGGCAGCTTAGAAAAATCACAGTGCGTCATGTGCATGCCATCAAGTCTCAAactcttagatttttttttagatacagTTAAATTCTACCTGGAAAGGGAACAAAAAAGTGCAATATTTGCACAATCCTACACCTGATTGTAGCTCCAAAACAAGCACACATATTGAatcgatttcttttttttttttttcatgtctcaACATGAGGATCTTTTATCTGATCAAAGTGAACAATGGTATTAATTTGTACCCAGAAGCGCAGAGTGTCCCCTAATTCCCCCCTCACGCCATGCTGCTCTACTTATTTACAAACAGCCCGACCATTTGGAGCTGAAGGTAAATATTGTTGTTTAAGCCTCCACATTTGTTCTTGGCTCGCAGCATGCCGCTTGATCTCAAACATGTCACCCTCCAGCTAGATCCTTGTGCatatcaccacacacacacgcacacacacgcattagCTCCTAATCTCTCCAGGTTATTCCGTCGACATGAGCGCGCACTTACCACCATGAGTTGGCCTGCACCAGGAGGTGAGAGTTACAGGCGAGCAGTGTGAGTGCCAGCAGTAGGTGGACTCCTGCCGAGGCGCTGTGCGTCTGCCTCATTCCGACACCCATCTCTCCTCTGTGCGCTCTGCGTCCCTGGACACGGAGACTCCTCtgaatggacacacacacacacacgcagcacTAAAGATCCCGGGACTTATAGAGAGCGCAAAGCGCGCAGGACACAAGAAATCATCAGCATcaccatcttcatcatcatcacccgtgtgtgtgtgtgtgtgtgtcagatcaCTACAACTCCACTGGAACTCAACTAGAAGTCAGATGGAAGGTGGTGCCGCATtccatgtaaacaaaaaaacaaacaaaaaaatccaattcTGGAATAAAGTGCCAAAGAGTGCTGGTTTAAACGCAGAAgcgcatggtgtgtgtgtgtaagtccaGCTCGTGTCCCTGTCTCTCACTCCCGACGCACTTCCACTAAACACTCCTCTGAACCCAGAACTCTCCCTCACTTCACTGCTCTGTCTCCCCCTCCCTCGTGCCCTCTCCATCCTCTCTTCTGGGGCTACAGCAGGCTGAAGGAGGGGCTGA contains the following coding sequences:
- the wnt5b gene encoding protein Wnt-5b, whose product is MGVGMRQTHSASAGVHLLLALTLLACNSHLLVQANSWWSLAMNPIQRPEMYIIGAQPLCSQLSGLSPGQKKLCQLYQDHMVYIGEGAKTGIKECQYQFRQRRWNCSTVDNTSVFGRVMHIGSRETAFTYAISAAGVVNAVSRACREGELSTCGCSRAARPRDLPRDWLWGGCGDNINYGYRFAREFVDAREREKNYAKGSIEHARTLMNLQNNEAGRMSVYNLANVACKCHGVSGSCSLKTCWLQLADFRRVGEFLKEKYDSATAMRINRRGKLEQVNQRFNPPTADDLVYIDPSPDYCLRNESTGSLGTHGRLCNKTSEGMDGCELMCCGRGYDQFKTYKHERCHCKFHWCCYVKCKRCTSLVDQFVCK